One stretch of Armigeres subalbatus isolate Guangzhou_Male chromosome 2, GZ_Asu_2, whole genome shotgun sequence DNA includes these proteins:
- the LOC134211505 gene encoding corepressor interacting with RBPJ 1, producing MGKGFNNYMCKKFFHPASRDNLKRVWMAEQQAEAYKKKQEELRNQYEKEQELHDNKAMLSKESKDKLSVNFMYELPPGMKKEREKETTDEAEYKFEWQRKYNAPRESYCKGDTEIRDQPFGIQVRNVRCIKCHKWGHINTDKECTMYSLSMSEAKKIHSEAEANQVLSKNDLEQGLREDGLAMKRSAKELSTSHKLVEEPGMDKVQTETDFIRSLSTKQKKKLLKKLEKIEKRHKQEKKHKKKRRSGSSTSSSSSSDSDNEKQKRSAKRNERKTRRESNSEDEDEKRINKDRSRKRSRSPHASRHYGGNSYGRRDRERDHSRSRSPRRDRKRR from the exons ATGGGAAAAGGATTCAATAATTACATGTGCAAAAAGTTCTTTCATCCCGCCTCCAGAGATAATTTGAAACGG GTATGGATGGCAGAACAACAGGCGGAGGCCTACAAAAAGAAACAGGAGGAACTGCGGAATCAATATGAAAAGGAACAGGAACTGCACGACAACAAAGCTATGCTCAGCAAAGAAAGCAAGGACAAGCTGAGCGTTAATTTCATGTACGAACTTCCCCCAGGCATGAAGAAGGAACGGGAGAAGGAAACTACCGACGAGGCAGAGTACAAATTCGAATGGCAACGCAAATATAATGCCCCAAGAGAAAGTTACTGTAAGGGCGATACGGAGATTCGTGATCAGCC ATTTGGTATTCAAGTGCGAAACGTACGTTGCATCAAATGTCACAAATGGGGGCATATCAATACCGATAAGGAATGCACAATGTACAGTCTATCCATGAGCGAAGCCAAAAAAATTCATTCCGAGGCCGAAGCCAATCAAGTTCTTTCGAAAAACGATTTGGAACAAGGTCTCCGTGAAGATGGCCTTGCTATGAAGAGAAGTGCTAAAGAACTATCCACGTCTCATAAGCTGGTAGAAGAACCCGGAATGGATAAGGTACAGACTGAAACCGACTTTATCAGATCGCTTTCCACGAAGCAAAAGAAGAAGCTACTCAAAAAGTTAGAGAAGATTGAAAAGCGCCACAAACAGGAGAAAAAGCATAAGAAAAAGCGAAGATCAGGTTCCAGTACATCCAGCAGCTCATCAAGTGATTCCGACAATGAAAAGCAAAAGCGTTCGGCGAAGAGAAATGAACGAAAAACTCGCCGCGAATCGAATTCGGAGGACGAAGATGAAAAAAGAATCAATAAGGATAGATCAAGAAAACGATCTCGTTCACCACATGCAAGTCGCCATTACGGAGGAAACAGTTACGGCAGGCGAGACAGAGAACGTGACCATTCCCGTTCAAGAAGCCCTCGACGTGATCGTAAAAGACGTTAA
- the LOC134211504 gene encoding COP9 signalosome complex subunit 1b, translating to MPLPIIAPNAIEPMQVDAQPEDNENNEEDMYIVENSSIDLEVYANQFTGLAKLHRLIYIADHCSALRLEALKMAINYVTTTYNVTLYQHLHKKLADMSGGSTLPDVAAQSSSQDIPSFDQAWVETKSKKSALKLEKLDCDLKNYRANSIKESIRRGHDDLGDHYLNCGDLSNALKCYSRARDYCTSGKHVVNMCLNVIKVSIYLQNWSHVLSYVAKAENTTEVAENSKDKDPNQAVITRLKCAAGLAELATSKYKSAAKHFLQANFDLCDFPEMISTNNVAMYGGLCALATFDRQELKNVISSSSFKLFLELEPQLRDIIFKFYESKYASCLKLLDEIKDNLLLDMYIAPHVNALYTQIRNRALVQYFSPYMSADMRKMATAFNRSVSALENELMQLILEGQIQARIDSHNKILYAKDADHRSATFEKAINVGNEFQRRSRMLILRAAMVKHHIHVKNQPRESSHATEILPATGSSSSTLVRN from the exons ATGCCATTGCCGATAATTGCACCG aACGCAATCGAGCCAATGCAGGTCGATGCCCAACCCGAAGATAATGAGAACAACGAGGAAGATATGTATATCGTGGAAAACTCGTCAATTGATTTGGAAGTGTATGCCAATCAGTTTACCGGACTGGCCAAGTTGCACCGGCTGATTTACATTGCGGACCATTGCTCAGCGCTACGCTTGGAAGCCCTGAAGATGGCAATCAACTATGTAACGACCACTTATAACGTGACTTTGTATCAGCATCTGCACAAGAAGCTTGCTGATATGTCCGGTGGAAGCACCCTTCCGGATGTGGCTGCTCAGTCGAGTTCTCAG GATATACCAAGCTTTGATCAAGCGTGGGTTGAAACTAAGAGCAAAAAATCCGCTCTGAAGCTGGAGAAGCTGGATTGCGATTTGAAGAATTACCGAGCAAACTCTATCAAGGAAAGCATTCGTCGGGGTCATGATGATCTCGGAGATCATTACTTGAATTGCGGCGATTTATCAAATGCACTAAAATGCTACTCCAGGGCTCGTGACTATTGCACTAGCGGCAAACATGTGGTGAACATGTGTTTGAACGTTATCAAAGTTTCGATCTATCTTCAAAATTGGTCGCATGTACTGAGCTACGTTGCTAAAGCGGAGAATACTACGGAAGTTGCGGAGAATTCCAAGGACAAAGATCCCAACCAGGCGGTAATCACACGCCTAAAATGTGCAGCAGGACTAGCTGAGCTAGCTACAAGCAAATACAAGTCGGCCGCTAAGCACTTTTTGCAAGCGAACTTTGATCTGTGCGACTTTCCGGAAATGATTTCCACAAATAACGTCGCCATGTACGGAGGGCTTTGTGCACTGGCTACCTTCGATAGGCAGGagttgaaaaatgttatttccaGTAGTTCTTTCAAACTTTTTCTCGAATTGGAGCCGCAACTGCGAGACATCATATTCAAGTTCTACGAATCTAAGTATGCATCCTGTTTGAAGTTGCTCGATGAAATCAAGGATAATCTTCTGTTGGACATGTACATCGCACCTCATGTAAATGCACTTTATACTCAAATCCGCAACAGGGCCTTGGTGCAGTATTTCAGCCCCTACATGTCGGCGGATATGCGCAAAATGGCAACTGCTTTCAATCGTTCTGTATCGGCACTTGAGAATGAACTGATGCAGTTGATATTAGAAGGACAAATTCAAGCTCGCATTGATTCGCATAACAAGATTTTGTATGCCAAGGACGCCGACCATCGCAGCGCAACATTCGAGAAGGCTATTAATGTTGGGAATGAGTTTCAGAGGCGTTCCAGAATGCTGATTTTGAGAGCTGCCATGGTGAAGCATCATATTCATGTCAAG AATCAACCACGTGAGAGCAGTCATGCCACGGAGATTCTGCCAGCAACGGGATCTTCCTCCTCCACACTGGTCCGCAACTGA